A single genomic interval of Lentimicrobium saccharophilum harbors:
- a CDS encoding glycoside hydrolase family 31 protein encodes MKLFFRITCFPVFLIMMLVSPEHMQAQASSRQFKEIRIVEDKIEIKVNDGIYLIAPLNDCIFHTTFYPEGKTLKNFSFASSLKPKKVEFTLTEAGNNLSIVSKGIQVKITKTPFSISYHYNDRLLISESKGYTSTDSTYMISLGIEKEEILYGGGARVLGMNRRGNRLMLYNRAHYGYETRSELMNYTLPLFISSKQYAVLFDNAGAGFLDLDSRQTNEVIYETVSGMPNYYVIAGADWYDLIKQYTLLTGRQPLPPRWAFGNFSSRFGYHSQAETEATVKKFFKEGIPLDAVIIDIYWFGKDIQGHMGNLDWYRDSFPNPERMMKQFSKKGVKTILVTEPFILTTSTRWQEAVDNKVLGTDSEGNPYTYDFYFGNTGLIDIFKPEAREWFWNIYKNLTLQGVGGWWGDLGEPEVHPAGLQHVNGSADEVHNAYGHEWAGLIFEGYRRDFPDTRPFILMRAGYAGSQRYGMIPWTGDVNRTWGGLVPQPEISLQMGMQGLAYMHSDLGGFAGGDTIDNELYTRWLQYGVFQPVYRPHAQEHIPAEPVFQQETTKARAKKAIELRYKLLPYIYNMAFDNNQTGKPLMIPLFFNEPGNNQLLTYDSAYMWGDAFLVSPVKSPGISQQRVYLPAGSSWTDFYSGEVYQGGKYIYAALNPENIPVYIKGGSFIPMMPEAKSTASYSLNRFELHYFADTTIKTSRYCLYNDDGKTPYAYEKGNCEIMEFTASESDLSLNIRFGKIRSEGAFEKSTHNILLIVHNITEKPAGIRINDSYLSPSKWDWDGNTGKLRIETGNPGKSMLIEIIRRLY; translated from the coding sequence ATGAAATTATTTTTCCGGATTACCTGTTTTCCTGTTTTCCTGATAATGATGCTGGTTTCCCCTGAGCATATGCAGGCTCAGGCATCTTCACGACAATTCAAAGAGATCAGGATTGTTGAAGATAAGATAGAAATAAAGGTGAATGACGGGATATATCTGATCGCGCCCCTGAACGATTGCATTTTTCACACCACCTTTTATCCTGAAGGGAAGACCCTGAAAAACTTTTCATTTGCTTCCAGCCTGAAACCCAAGAAGGTAGAATTTACCCTTACCGAAGCCGGAAACAATCTGAGCATTGTATCAAAAGGCATTCAGGTGAAAATTACGAAAACGCCGTTTTCGATCTCCTATCATTACAATGACCGTCTGCTCATCTCCGAGAGCAAGGGTTATACATCCACCGATTCAACGTATATGATTAGCCTGGGGATCGAAAAAGAAGAGATTCTTTATGGCGGCGGCGCAAGGGTGCTGGGGATGAACCGTCGCGGCAACCGGCTTATGCTCTACAACAGGGCACATTATGGTTACGAAACGCGGTCGGAGCTTATGAATTACACCCTTCCCCTGTTTATTTCCTCAAAACAGTATGCCGTGCTCTTCGATAATGCAGGTGCAGGTTTCCTGGATCTCGACAGCAGGCAGACCAATGAAGTAATTTATGAAACCGTTTCCGGCATGCCGAATTACTATGTGATCGCCGGAGCAGACTGGTATGACCTTATCAAACAGTATACCCTGCTCACCGGTCGTCAGCCATTGCCGCCACGCTGGGCTTTCGGAAATTTCAGCAGCCGTTTTGGGTATCATTCACAGGCCGAAACCGAAGCCACCGTCAAGAAGTTTTTCAAAGAAGGGATTCCGCTCGATGCCGTAATCATTGATATTTACTGGTTCGGGAAAGACATTCAGGGCCATATGGGTAATCTTGACTGGTACCGCGACAGTTTCCCCAACCCTGAACGGATGATGAAGCAGTTCAGCAAAAAAGGCGTAAAAACCATTCTGGTTACAGAGCCTTTTATACTGACCACTTCCACGCGATGGCAGGAAGCGGTGGACAATAAGGTGCTCGGCACTGATTCCGAAGGGAATCCCTATACCTACGATTTCTACTTCGGTAATACCGGACTGATTGATATATTTAAACCGGAGGCCAGGGAATGGTTCTGGAATATTTACAAAAACCTGACACTGCAAGGTGTCGGTGGCTGGTGGGGCGACCTCGGGGAACCGGAGGTACATCCCGCCGGTTTGCAGCATGTGAACGGATCGGCCGATGAAGTCCACAATGCCTATGGTCATGAATGGGCCGGATTGATTTTTGAAGGTTACCGCCGCGATTTCCCTGATACCCGTCCTTTCATCCTGATGCGCGCCGGTTATGCCGGCTCTCAGCGCTATGGTATGATTCCATGGACCGGTGACGTCAACCGTACCTGGGGGGGCCTGGTTCCCCAGCCTGAAATATCGCTGCAAATGGGTATGCAGGGTCTGGCATATATGCATTCCGACCTCGGCGGATTTGCCGGAGGCGACACCATTGACAATGAGCTCTACACGCGCTGGCTCCAATATGGGGTATTTCAGCCGGTCTACCGGCCCCATGCCCAGGAACATATCCCGGCTGAACCCGTTTTTCAGCAGGAAACCACCAAAGCCAGGGCAAAAAAGGCCATTGAACTCAGGTATAAGCTCCTGCCATATATCTATAATATGGCTTTCGATAATAACCAGACCGGGAAACCGCTGATGATTCCCCTCTTCTTTAATGAACCCGGGAACAACCAGCTTCTTACATACGATTCCGCCTATATGTGGGGTGACGCATTCCTTGTTTCACCGGTTAAAAGTCCGGGAATCAGCCAACAGCGGGTCTACCTGCCTGCCGGCTCCTCCTGGACCGATTTCTATTCGGGAGAGGTTTATCAGGGGGGAAAATACATTTATGCCGCGCTGAACCCTGAAAATATCCCGGTTTATATAAAAGGAGGATCATTTATACCCATGATGCCGGAAGCTAAGTCAACTGCAAGCTATTCCCTCAACCGGTTCGAATTGCATTATTTTGCCGATACCACCATAAAAACAAGCCGGTACTGCCTTTATAACGATGACGGCAAGACACCTTACGCCTATGAGAAAGGCAACTGCGAAATCATGGAGTTTACCGCCTCAGAGAGTGACCTCTCCCTGAACATCCGCTTCGGCAAAATCAGATCTGAAGGTGCATTTGAGAAATCAACCCACAACATTTTGCTGATCGTTCACAACATTACGGAGAAACCGGCCGGTATCAGGATCAATGATTCATACCTGTCTCCCTCGAAATGGGATTGGGATGGAAACACCGGCAAGCTCAGGATAGAAACAGGGAATCCCGGAAAATCAATGCTGATTGAAATTATCCGCCGGCTCTACTGA